One window of the Shewanella maritima genome contains the following:
- a CDS encoding LapA family protein, whose protein sequence is MRSFFAIVIVGLCFVLALIFGARNEQVVTISYFVAEGEYRLPIVLAVVFFLGFIISWLFASFYLVRLKLTLRSKQKQIEKLQLDNERMLEEKSA, encoded by the coding sequence GTGAGATCATTTTTTGCCATCGTAATTGTTGGATTGTGTTTTGTATTAGCATTGATTTTTGGCGCGAGAAACGAGCAAGTCGTCACTATTAGTTATTTTGTTGCCGAGGGTGAATATCGATTACCTATCGTATTAGCCGTTGTATTCTTTTTAGGGTTCATCATTAGTTGGCTATTTGCATCCTTCTATTTAGTGCGCCTCAAATTAACATTAAGAAGTAAGCAGAAACAAATCGAAAAACTACAACTAGACAACGAACGAATGTTAGAGGAAAAGTCAGCCTAA
- the lapB gene encoding lipopolysaccharide assembly protein LapB gives MLELLFLLLPIAAGYGWYMGRRSIRLSQSHKSKKLSRDYFTGLNFLLSNESDKAVDLFISMLDVDDETIDTHLSLGSLFRKRGEVDRAIRIHQNLIARPSLTTEQRDIAMMELGKDYLAAGFYDRAEEIFANLVSQEEHSEEAETHLISIYQITKEWQKAINTTKRLPRKRQQTLKQTTAHFYCQLADESTEHGEKLKLFIQAIKLDDKCGRAWLSLAGIYFDNHQHAESVRALNSLIEADAELFVDAISIAKSLLMEKGDKQGYETMLNSAMEAGAGASVIVALAEFKINQGLLNQAESLMLENLYRHPTMRGFQQLMKLHIQQAEDGAAKESLTMLSQLVEQQIKFRPSFRCNSCGFPSHGLYWHCPSCKEWGSIKRVKGLDGE, from the coding sequence ATGCTGGAGCTGCTGTTTCTACTCTTACCCATTGCTGCCGGTTATGGCTGGTATATGGGACGACGAAGTATTCGTTTGAGTCAAAGCCACAAATCTAAAAAGCTTAGTCGAGATTATTTTACTGGGCTAAATTTCCTGTTGTCGAACGAGTCTGACAAAGCGGTCGATCTGTTTATTAGCATGCTCGACGTTGATGATGAAACGATTGACACCCATTTATCGCTAGGCTCGCTATTTCGTAAACGCGGCGAAGTCGACCGCGCAATTCGTATTCATCAAAACTTAATTGCTCGCCCAAGTTTAACAACCGAGCAGCGTGACATTGCCATGATGGAGTTAGGCAAAGATTACCTTGCGGCAGGCTTTTATGATCGCGCCGAAGAAATTTTTGCCAATTTGGTGAGCCAAGAAGAACACAGTGAAGAAGCGGAAACCCATTTAATTTCCATTTATCAAATCACTAAAGAGTGGCAAAAGGCGATAAATACCACCAAGCGCTTGCCACGAAAGCGTCAGCAAACCCTTAAGCAAACTACCGCACATTTTTATTGTCAGCTTGCTGATGAGTCTACCGAGCACGGTGAAAAACTTAAACTGTTTATTCAAGCGATCAAGCTTGATGATAAGTGTGGCCGAGCTTGGCTGTCGCTTGCTGGTATTTACTTTGATAACCATCAACACGCCGAAAGCGTACGCGCACTCAACAGCTTAATAGAGGCCGATGCCGAGTTATTTGTTGATGCAATCAGTATTGCTAAGTCTTTGCTGATGGAGAAAGGTGATAAGCAAGGCTACGAAACCATGCTGAATTCAGCCATGGAAGCTGGTGCAGGTGCTAGCGTGATAGTGGCGTTGGCCGAGTTTAAAATCAACCAAGGATTATTGAACCAAGCCGAATCACTCATGTTAGAAAACCTTTATAGACATCCGACAATGCGTGGTTTTCAACAGTTAATGAAATTACACATACAACAAGCTGAAGATGGTGCGGCTAAAGAAAGTTTGACCATGTTATCTCAACTTGTTGAGCAACAGATTAAGTTCCGTCCGAGTTTCCGCTGTAATTCATGTGGCTTTCCGTCACACGGCTTATATTGGCATTGTCCATCTTGTAAAGAGTGGGGCAGTATCAAGCGGGTTAAAGGCTTAGACGGTGAGTAA